The following coding sequences are from one Ornithodoros turicata isolate Travis chromosome 1, ASM3712646v1, whole genome shotgun sequence window:
- the LOC135378195 gene encoding uncharacterized protein LOC135378195, with amino-acid sequence MSGCSSRSGVNDNFTNSSSSLYREPPRATIGNCNLEEMCQPRELKKSLPREEYQRQTLRLLHMMRLTLMQHGELLQDLCSHRIDIHEARPALVQEPFVCSQALEEFSNSLNNSKTAQLVDELSHLGGNDVGQATRNMLCYLLTDSVASEYSWLGQKGKKKFPTLKLPGIIYKAVRGNAKTSGATKVDVECAIKSWLRHARDRRSKQSTDS; translated from the exons ATGAGTGGCTGTAGCTCTCGCAGTGGCGTAAACG ATAACTTCACAAATAGTAGCTCTTCGCTCTATAGGGAACCCCCCCGTGCTACCATAG GAAATTGCAACCTCGAAGAAATGTGCCAGCCAAGGGAGCTAAAGAAATCCTTGCCACGTGAAG AATATCAACGCCAGACGTTGCGGTTGTTACATATGATGCGGCTAACTCTGATGCAGCATGGTGAGCTGCTGCAGGATCTCTGCTCCCACCGCATTGACATACATGAGGCCCGCCCTGCGCTAGTCCAGGAACCATTCGTCTGCTCGCAGGCACTGGAAGAGTTCAGCAATTCCCTCAACAATTCGAAGACTGCTCAGCTG GTAGATGAACTTTCCCATCTAGGCGGAAATGATGTTGGCCAGGCTACCAGGAACATGCTCTGCTATCTTTTGACAGACTCTGTTGCCAGCGAGTACAGCTGGTTAGgacaaaaaggcaaaaagaagtTTCCTACGCTGAAGCTACCAGGGATAATTTACA AAGCAGTCCGgggaaatgcaaaaacaagcgGGGCTACAAAGGTCGATGTTGAATGTGCCATAAAATCTTGGTTGCGTCACGCAAGGGACCGCAGAAGCAAGCAGTCAACTGACTCctaa